The genomic region gtaGCAATGTATAGATTTTAATAGAgaaatttttaacaaaaaattgatataaatttgACAATTACTTAATGTTAaagtaataattaaataaattatttaattactttaaaatgtttaaatatttaaatcatatttttcacattattgaaaagaaaaataaccttatTCAAATGTTAGAGAccttctctcatggaatcattacATCTTAAGTAAATAAAATGGTTATTCActaaacaatataaataaaataaaataatttttaaataattatattttaagtaAAACATAATTGCCATGTAAAgaaatattttttgtttattttcccTTCTTAGAAATTCATTTAAGTAACACTTATAGACTGTTTGTTCTCTTTTCTTTTGGTTTTGGATTGCCCTAAGTTGTTGTAAATGGTAAACTTAAGGTGTGAATTAAAAATTTAgtgaataaaatataaaaattaataaaaataatagaaaacaatGATGTATAATAAAAAGAATGTCCATCTTAGATCATAAATTATTAGTTTTATCATTAGCATACATGCATTTTGAAAAATCTAAGACTTcaataaattttatattaaaatatggTGATGCATAATGGTTACTTACTGGATTGGCAATTTGAAACAAAAACAAGATTTCATATTATATTTAAGAatgcaaaatataaaaaaaattttaaataattatattttaagtaAAACATAATTATcatgtaaataaatatttttgtttattatataaTGTATTTTTCTTTATTAGAAATTCATTTAAGCAACACTTATAGACTCTTTGTTCTCTTTTTTTTGGTTTTGGATTGACCTAAGTCGTTGTAAATGGTAAACTTAAGTGTGAATTAAAAATTTAgtgaataaaatataaaaaattaataaaaataatagaaaacaGTGATGTATAATAAAAGGAATGTCCATCTTAAATCATAAATTATTGGTTTTATCATTAGCATACATGCATTTTGAAAAATCTAAGActttaataaattttatattaaaatatggTGATGCATTTCATAATGATTACTATGATGGATTGGCAATTCCAAAACTTTTAATATATATTACTATCAGTTTTACCATTGCACCTTCATTTTTTGATGCAAGCCCTAGTTATAAATATATGTGCCAATGGCATTACATAATAGATGTGAACCGTTAAATCCATACCACAATTATTAAttcttttaacaaaaaatattggaTACCATTTATAACTAAAGAAAAACAGTAACTTCAGACAGGCGGGCATATTTAAGGATTTAAAGTCACATCACCCAAAAGAGATTATGGAATGCAAGTCACATCAACCCAATACGTGTAAGGAGTGTACCTGAAACCTCTCTATTTCATACACTAATGGACACGAGCTCCAATCCAAACATGGACCCTCAACATGGACcctcatataaataaataaatgattgtcaattaaataaatttgtccTCTGTAAAATTATGATGCTCTCCATAGCAAGAAGCATATCTTGTAATCTACATATACATTGTTTGCTTCGGAGCTACCATAACAGATAACCATGGGTAGTGTGGAGCATGAGAAATGTGTTACAGGGTGGGCAGCAAGAGACTCTTCAGCCCATTTGTCTCCTTACAACTTCACACTCAGGTGGGAAATACTACTTCTTACTGTTCCCATTAATGCTACATTCCATCTTCTTTCATAATTGAATGAATGCTCTGCATATGGCAGGAACCCAGGACCCCAAGATGTGGTGCTCAAAGTCATTTATTGTGGCATTTGTCACACTGATTTGCATCAGATCAGAAATGACTTGGGAATATCTCGTTATCCCATGGTCCCTGGGTAAATATCTTTACCTACATCCTGATGACTACCATAATCCATGTTATATTCAGTTTGGTGGTTTTTTGTTTTTGTAATAATTGCATTCATGGCTGTTGTGGAATAGGCATGAAGTGGTGGGAGTTGTGACTGAACTTGGCAAGGAAGTGGAGAAGTTCAAGATAGGAGAGTATGTGGGTGTGGGGTGTATTGTTGGATCATGCAAGAGCTGTCAAGCCTGTGGTGGAAAAATGGAGCAgtattgcatgaagaagatttgGACCTACAATGATGTGTACCCTGATGGCAATCCTACACAGGGAGGATTTGCAAGTGCTATGGTAGTTGATCAGATGTAAGTATTTCTCTGTGGGGGTATTATTTTGTGTTCCTTAACACTCTCTTCTGCTTCAGTGCAATTTGTTGGATATCTTTACTCACTTCTGAGTCACCACTATCACTTATTGATTCACCAATGGATATCTTGTAAATATTAAGATAAGACAACTCTAACAACTCTGGACCAAAAAGTTTTGCATATTTATTTGCAGAGATAAAGATAGCATATAGCATACCTTTTAAAGTTATTTATTACAGTAAAGGGGGCTGTAGGATCTTTGATTTCAATAACTAATCTTTTTTTTTGTCTGAAATTACTTAATTGTGGGCACATAGAAAGGAGATTTGcttatcttttattttattataGTCAGTGCTTACACAACTTACAGTTTCTTTCCACTTCAGAGTCATTCCCCACCGTTAGATATTAATTCTGCAACCCACTGTGTGTATCTTGGAACtgaaattacattttttttttcttatattgcATAACCCAGTATGCCTTGTTCAATCATTTACATTATCCCAATTTTCTGCAACCCATCGTTTGTATGCTGAAATTGGAATTAGAAGCTTTTTCTTATATCGTATAATCTGTTGTGATTTTTTCAATTATTTAGATTTTCTCACTTTTCTTGAAGTCCTATGCTACAACCGTTAGATCTGTGCACTCTTTTCAGCATCAGTTCAATTATTTGATTACTCACTTTTCTTAAGCAACAGATCCCTGCTCTTACATTTTGATTCTGCATTATTTCCTTATTCTGATTTAATTTGGATCATTTGTAGTCTAGTCAGACCGATCTTCCCGCCATCATAGTTATGTTTGTGTAAAACAATAATTTTTTGAGATGGTGCAGGTTTGTGGTTCATATCCCTGAAAGTCTACCTCTTGAACAAGCTGCACCACTGTTATGTGCTGGGGTTACAGTCTACAGTCCAATGAAGCACTTTGCAATGACAGAGCCTGGCAAGAGATGTGGAATATTGGGGTTAGGGGGTGTAGGTCACATTGGTGTGAAGATTGCCAAGGCCCTTGGGCATCATGTGACTGTTATTAGTTCCTCTGATAACAAGAGAAAAGAGGCACTTGAAGTCCTTGGTGCAGACGAATACGTTGTTAGCAAAGACACCATCCAGATGCAGGTATGCTTTTAATGGCTTATCTTAATAACAATGAGACTCTGTGGGTAACAATTGTCAAATAATGCTGGGTCATTAAGCGTAAACACTTGAAAGCTTTGTCAATCTCTAAGAAGATTTTGAAAGTGCAAGTCCCTTGGTTTATCTGTAAGCATCCTTCTCCTCTACTAGCATCACTTAGTAAGGCTAATTTACTTTGGGGTCCATGTGCTAGCATTCTTCTTTTCCTCTATACTAACATCACCTAGCAAAGCTAGGGCACTTTGGGTTCCCTGGTTTGATGTGCTAGCATTTTTATTGTCTAATATACATACATAGCCTAGCAAAGCTAAAGCACTTTGAGGTTCTTTTGTAAATGCAAATGTTGTAAAATTTGAAGCTTCAATAAGGTACAGTGACTTATTTCTTGATTTTCTGTCACATTGCTATATATCTAATGTCCATCTGTACTGCAGGGAGCAGCAGAGAGCCTGGATTACATACTAGACACCATTCCAGCATGCCATCCAATGGAACCATATCTTTCCCTGTTGAAGATCAATGGAAAATTGATTATGCTTGGGGTTGCTAAGGAGCCATTCACCTTTTCCTCTAACCGTTTAATCCTTGGTAAATTTCTCAGCTTT from Cryptomeria japonica chromosome 3, Sugi_1.0, whole genome shotgun sequence harbors:
- the LOC131068482 gene encoding probable cinnamyl alcohol dehydrogenase 7/8 produces the protein MGSVEHEKCVTGWAARDSSAHLSPYNFTLRNPGPQDVVLKVIYCGICHTDLHQIRNDLGISRYPMVPGHEVVGVVTELGKEVEKFKIGEYVGVGCIVGSCKSCQACGGKMEQYCMKKIWTYNDVYPDGNPTQGGFASAMVVDQMFVVHIPESLPLEQAAPLLCAGVTVYSPMKHFAMTEPGKRCGILGLGGVGHIGVKIAKALGHHVTVISSSDNKRKEALEVLGADEYVVSKDTIQMQGAAESLDYILDTIPACHPMEPYLSLLKINGKLIMLGVAKEPFTFSSNRLILGRKSISGSFIGSMEETQETLNFCAEKKVSCQIEIVGMDYLNEAMERLDKNDVRYRFVVDVGASNLDKEQSLSSSIKGQYA